Proteins encoded within one genomic window of Pedobacter africanus:
- a CDS encoding flippase has protein sequence MKFPAIKGFDHEAFNKYLKNTGMLMFGKIGSLVIKMLVSIQIANHLGAFNNGILNGAIVYVALFAAVASLGLDQFTVKELHAYPEERDRILGTAFGMRLMAGLLCIPVIYLSWQFFGLEKTPYLYVLILSFTGFFQSFNIIDSYFQSEVQSKYIMQVQITATLLAAGIKLVLIFSNCALVWFVYASIFDFISLALGYLAVYNRKGRSVGQWKFDLRLARKLISFSWPLIISGIMVSLYMYIDQLMLHEMSGPAAQGLYSTAVAFSSAWYFVPTIIVSSLFPAILNARRDDPERYQKRLQNLYDIMVWFSILFALVVTIAAPLIYKLFKPEYASAAPILAVHVWSGIFVFLGTANTQYMIAENLNKITFIRTTVGAIVNILLNLWLIPVMGPLGAAVATLISYFVSTFFVVFIPQLRRQALMMLKSLFLITLFQKIRKR, from the coding sequence TATGTTTGGAAAGATAGGGAGCCTGGTTATCAAAATGCTGGTTAGCATACAGATTGCCAATCACCTGGGTGCCTTTAACAACGGAATATTAAACGGCGCCATCGTTTACGTAGCCCTTTTTGCTGCAGTGGCCTCCCTGGGGCTCGATCAGTTTACGGTAAAGGAGCTGCATGCCTATCCTGAAGAGCGCGACCGTATTTTAGGTACTGCTTTTGGCATGAGGCTGATGGCCGGATTGCTCTGCATCCCTGTAATTTACCTTAGCTGGCAGTTCTTCGGACTGGAAAAAACGCCCTACCTCTATGTGCTCATCCTTTCCTTTACGGGTTTTTTTCAATCCTTCAACATCATCGACTCTTATTTCCAGTCAGAAGTCCAGTCCAAATACATCATGCAGGTACAGATTACCGCTACTCTGCTTGCTGCGGGCATAAAACTGGTACTGATATTCAGCAATTGCGCGCTGGTCTGGTTCGTATATGCATCTATTTTCGACTTCATCTCACTGGCACTGGGTTATCTTGCCGTATACAACCGCAAGGGAAGAAGTGTAGGACAATGGAAATTCGACCTGAGGCTCGCCAGAAAACTGATCTCTTTTTCCTGGCCGCTCATCATTTCCGGGATCATGGTATCCCTGTACATGTATATCGACCAGCTGATGCTGCATGAAATGAGCGGTCCTGCAGCACAGGGCTTATACAGCACAGCTGTCGCTTTCAGCTCGGCCTGGTATTTTGTGCCCACCATCATTGTCAGCTCCCTGTTCCCTGCCATCCTCAATGCCCGGAGGGATGACCCGGAAAGGTATCAGAAAAGACTGCAGAACCTGTACGATATTATGGTCTGGTTCAGCATACTCTTTGCCTTGGTCGTTACCATAGCGGCACCGCTGATCTATAAACTGTTTAAGCCCGAATATGCCAGTGCGGCACCCATCCTGGCCGTACACGTATGGTCGGGCATTTTTGTTTTCCTGGGTACTGCCAACACCCAATACATGATTGCCGAAAACCTCAACAAGATCACTTTCATCAGAACTACCGTTGGGGCTATAGTCAACATCCTGCTCAACCTCTGGCTCATTCCGGTTATGGGGCCACTGGGCGCCGCAGTAGCTACCCTGATCTCCTATTTTGTTTCTACCTTCTTCGTTGTCTTCATCCCGCAGTTACGCCGTCAGGCCCTTATGATGCTGAAATCACTGTTCCTGATTACACTGTTTCAGAAGATAAGAAAACGTTAG